One Salmo trutta chromosome 12, fSalTru1.1, whole genome shotgun sequence genomic region harbors:
- the LOC115202966 gene encoding protein LTO1 homolog isoform X1: MAHKSEDLFDCILMADDRFHVEGYREGFDEGTRQGMVDGRKHGASHGAKLSMEVSFYYGFGITWKCLLQNNTDVKARKRLKVLESLLGLIQKFPHEEPQYEHLQEDMEKVRAKFRQVCSLLNVPTDFSDYVKSGGSGGISF, encoded by the exons ATGGCCCACAAAAGTGAAGATTTATTTGACTGTATTCTCATGGCGGACGACAG GTTCCATGTAGAGGGATACCGCGAGGGGTTCGATGAAGGCACCCGACAAGGAATGGTTGATGGTCGGAAACATGGGGCATCACATGGTGCCAAGCTTTCAATGGAG GTTTCCTTCTATTATGGATTTGGAATCACTTGGAAATGCCTTCTCCAAAACAACACAGACGTGAAAGCCAG AAAAAGGCTGAAAGTTTTGGAATCTCTTCTTGGGTTGATTCAGAAGTTCCCCCATGAAGAGCCTCAATATGAACATCTCCAGGAAGACATGGAGAAGGTTCGGGCCAAGTTTAGACAG GTCTGCTCTCTGTTAAATGTGCCAACAGACTTCAGTGATTATGTGAAGTCTGGAGGGTCTGGAGGAATATCCTTCTGA
- the LOC115202966 gene encoding protein LTO1 homolog isoform X2, translating into MAHKSEDLFDCILMADDRFHVEGYREGFDEGTRQGMVDGRKHGASHGAKLSMEVSFYYGFGITWKCLLQNNTDVKARKRLKVLESLLGLIQKFPHEEPQYEHLQEDMEKVRAKFRQTSVIM; encoded by the exons ATGGCCCACAAAAGTGAAGATTTATTTGACTGTATTCTCATGGCGGACGACAG GTTCCATGTAGAGGGATACCGCGAGGGGTTCGATGAAGGCACCCGACAAGGAATGGTTGATGGTCGGAAACATGGGGCATCACATGGTGCCAAGCTTTCAATGGAG GTTTCCTTCTATTATGGATTTGGAATCACTTGGAAATGCCTTCTCCAAAACAACACAGACGTGAAAGCCAG AAAAAGGCTGAAAGTTTTGGAATCTCTTCTTGGGTTGATTCAGAAGTTCCCCCATGAAGAGCCTCAATATGAACATCTCCAGGAAGACATGGAGAAGGTTCGGGCCAAGTTTAGACAG ACTTCAGTGATTATGTGA
- the LOC115202969 gene encoding cytosolic iron-sulfur assembly component 2B — protein sequence MSGGTRLENANPLIFQRTGERLQTANDEDEDVADPIDDREIFDLIRSINDPEHPLSLEELNVVEQMRVRVNDQENTVGVEFTPTIPHCSMATLIGLSIKVKLLRSLPERFKIDVHITPGTHASEDAVNKQLADKERVAAALENSQLLEVVNQCLISNARTG from the exons ATGTCAGGGGGGACCCGTTTAGAGAACGCGAATCCCTTGATTTTTCAACGAACAGGCGAGAGACTTCAGACCGCAAATGACGAGGACGAAGATGTTGCTGATCCCATCGACGACAGAGAAATATTTG ATCTCATTAGATCCATTAATGATCCTGAACACCCACTGTCCCTCGAGGAGTTGAACGTCGTGGAACAAATGCGAGTGCGC GTAAATGACCAAGAGAACACAGTGGGTGTGGAGTTCACCCCCACTATACCCCACTGCAGCATGGCAACTCTCATAGGCCTGTCCATCAAAGTCAAACTGCTGCGGTCCCTGCCAGAAAGGTTTAAG ATTGATGTGCACATCACTCCTGGGACGCATGCCTCAGAAGATGCAG TCAATAAACAGCTagcagacaaagagagagtggCCGCTGCCCTCGAGAACTCCCAGCTTCTGGAGGTGGTCAACCAGTGTCTGATATCCAATGCAAGGACGGGCTGA